A genome region from Mesorhizobium sp. B2-1-8 includes the following:
- a CDS encoding 50S ribosomal protein L11 methyltransferase encodes MTQTRLHFTTGKIEAERIFAALETAFEDEGLPIAVLEVDEDADIHEVSLYADGDVDAVEARLKDTLAGLALSRPVEREALPDIDWVARSLEGLKPVRAGRFFVHGAHDSRKRHSGELAIEIEAGLAFGTGHHGTTAGCLEMLEKVVRRERPRNALDLGTGSAVLAIAVAKLAHIPVLATDIDPVAVKVAAANARLNHVKGLIETMTAPGFHHPIFARRAPFDLIVANILARPLMRLAPQMAGHITLGGSIVLSGILDRQRDAVISAYVGQNFRHVSTLHREGWVTIHLKH; translated from the coding sequence ATGACCCAGACGCGGCTCCACTTCACCACCGGAAAGATCGAGGCGGAGCGCATCTTCGCGGCGCTCGAAACGGCCTTCGAGGATGAAGGCTTGCCGATCGCCGTGCTGGAGGTCGACGAAGACGCCGACATCCACGAGGTCTCGCTCTACGCCGATGGCGACGTCGACGCGGTCGAGGCGCGGCTGAAGGACACTCTCGCCGGCCTCGCTTTGTCGAGACCGGTCGAGCGCGAGGCGCTGCCCGACATCGACTGGGTGGCACGTTCGCTGGAAGGCCTGAAGCCGGTGCGCGCCGGCCGTTTCTTCGTCCATGGCGCGCATGACAGCAGGAAGCGCCACAGCGGCGAACTGGCCATAGAGATCGAGGCGGGCCTCGCCTTCGGCACCGGCCATCACGGCACCACCGCCGGATGCCTCGAAATGCTGGAGAAAGTCGTGCGGCGCGAGCGTCCGCGCAACGCGCTCGACCTCGGCACCGGCAGCGCGGTGCTGGCGATCGCCGTCGCCAAGCTGGCGCATATTCCGGTTCTGGCCACCGACATCGATCCGGTGGCGGTCAAGGTCGCCGCCGCCAATGCGCGGCTGAACCACGTCAAAGGCCTGATCGAGACGATGACCGCGCCGGGCTTTCATCACCCGATCTTCGCCAGGCGCGCGCCCTTCGACCTCATCGTCGCCAACATATTGGCGCGGCCGCTGATGCGGCTGGCGCCGCAAATGGCGGGCCACATCACGCTTGGCGGTTCGATCGTGCTGTCTGGGATTCTCGATCGCCAGCGCGACGCGGTCATCTCGGCCTATGTCGGCCAGAATTTCCGCCACGTCAGTACCTTGCATCGCGAGGGCTGGGTGACGATCCACCTCAAGCATTGA